Within Wyeomyia smithii strain HCP4-BCI-WySm-NY-G18 chromosome 2, ASM2978416v1, whole genome shotgun sequence, the genomic segment GTGAAATCCGCTTGAAAAAGTTACGTCTTACGCCACCCACGTTCGAGTGTGCGTTGCTAGGTATGCGGATCCATTCGAGAAAGACGCTTTTAAATTCGACGACGACGCGAAGGTGCAGCTACTGCTGCGAAAGCTCAACCCCACAGTATACGAAAGATACACGTCATTCATCGTTCCAAAGCTCTCGATAGAATTCTTCTTCGAGGAGACGGTTTCCAAATTAAAAACCATTTTCAGTACTCCGGTATCCACCTTACACCGTCGGTACCAGTGCCTCCAGATGACGAAGGAGAAAAATGAAGATTTTATAACCTACTCCTGTCGAGATAGACGATCATGTGCGGAATTCATTCAAGCTTCAGGAGCTGAAAGAAGTCAAGCAAATCAAAGCTCTGATTTTTGTGTACCGGTTGAGGTTACCTAAGGTCAAAAATAAACGAAACCCAGGACACTACCCTAGAGAAGATTATAGAGAAGTGCAAAATCATGATCAATTTGGAAACGCCGCGACTGTGGCCGTACGGACCTGTTTCACATCCAAGTAGAATCAGAAGCCATCCAAGAGGAAGCAGAAAAACGAAAACTACCAGGCAACAAGGATTGTGATCGTCAATAATGTTAAGCGCAACCAGCGCTGTGTGGAGGCAGTGATCAACGGAGTTCCAACCGAAATGCAGCTGGACTCGGGCTCGAACAACTACCCTTTTTCACCCCTGGAGGATACATTCAATCAGATGGCGAATTACACTATGTTTAGCCACATTAAGCACTCGGATgaaagcgggggcctagcgtggttggtaacgtctctgccaaccacgctcgacgcttgggttcgaatcccaccgccgacataggtgtcgatggttgtgaggtggcgtgatccgctcacaaccaacccaactggcctagattcaatcctagccgacaccgagagattttctgaggcgaaaaatctctgggatcacgccttccatcgcatgaggaagtaaagccgttggcgccggtccgttaataaacgggtcgtgatttagggtcctgggtggagtcgcctccccgggcgtcggtgattggcacaacaacagtggcggaactagaccgacggaaaataagcgagaataaaaaaaaaaaaaaagcactcGGATGCTTACCTGCAAGTTGAGTTCGACGAGGAAAGCAGAAAATTCGTTGCCATCAACACTCACAAAAACCTGTATCGGCTCTCCCCCGGTGTCCAATGCGCACTAGgtatgggcgaacggctcatgagccgttcatattaaccggttcttagaaaaaagCGAGAGAACGAACGGCTAACAAAAAAGagccacggttctttgagcgcaccagaaATGATGGGTTCGCGTGagcccgaagtttaccgagaaaacacgaactgtcaacgcccGTGAaccattgtgaaccatgagccgttcatatgagtcggttcggaacggtgagtgagcggttcaaagccgctcttgcaaaaagccgtttcacccacccctagTGCGCACCCGGCACCTTTCAACAGATAATAGACGCCGTGCTCAATGGCTTCACATGCACGTCCTTCGGCCGCACCGCCGTGGAGTACAGGCAGGACTTGAGCTGTATCCTGTAGTTTCTTAAAGAGGTCAGGTTCACggtcaaattgaaaaaatgtcgattttttatGCGACAAGTTAGGTACCTGGGCCAGCTGCTTGATACGGAAAGCTGCTTCAAGGAAATCCTTCACTCGCCGCTGATCCTGTCGCACTATAACCCTTGACTTCGAATAACTGAGTCCGCAAACGCCTCTGCATATAGTTTGTCATTCAATCGAGTAGCTCCCCATCAcgtacaagacaattgcggaAGTGACCATCTAGGAACGAACATTGCAgaactgccgtaatctcgcagactgacgtacaCGCCATTTATTCAAATATGGGGTTCTTATGCCAAATTGTTCCTTATTCGAAGACCAATCTTGtggtatctttcttttagttgttactCATTCGTACGTtacataaaatcaagaaaacaaaatgacgtatgcagcatttcaatacaaaagtgacgagtaacccgttcgtttttgggccgtattgcaaaactgatcaaatggacGTATGTCATAATGTTGTATCACGGCAGAGAAGCTCTTCGGGTTCATGGAGAAGGGTTGGCCAGGTGATACCAAGTATCACTCCGGAACAATAGAGGTTCAGCAATTCATCGCACGTCGAGATTCGCTGTATGTTGCATAGAGTTCTGATGTACAGTGGCGATAGGCGGAACGCCTCATTGACAGCTTCAAAAGGACGATCAAGAAAATTCAGGCCAAAGGGTAAAACCTGGACGAAGCACTCGACAAATCTCTGATGTGCTATCGTTCAACACCCTAAGTCATCTGCCGAAATCCTACTTGGGCGAACTGAAGCAAGAGTTCGTCGCACCTGAACTTGTCGAACCACTTCAGTTTATTTTTTGACACCGGAAGTCTCAAAACACTCCCCAGCGAGATTCCCTGAGATTTTCGAATCATCGAACCAACACTGTCGTGCACGAGTTTCATCGTCTCGGGAACCATTCCTACGACGCTCTTCAAGTCTTCGGTCACCTCGAGAACACATGACGTACTGAGGCGTAAAACTAAGCGAAGCAAAAAGCGCCGCAAACGCGTCTGATCTGCTTCGTAGAACGTCAATGTGAGACGTTCGAAACGGTCATAATGGAACGGCaacgacgcgtcggtagaggcggcgaaacagaacgagcagtgttttgacgcgcgtatacgtacgcggtaataccatgttcagactaaagtTTCCATCGCCACCTGCGTTATATTTgcattgttttggtttggtaattgaaaaaagccaaataaaattcattttcggttagaaactgttttctgtaaaaaaatttttgggtaatcgggaaaaaatattattatttcttatatttttactGCCTCTATTAGCACAACACACTTCATAAATATAACATCACATTCACAgaaaaatctctatgtttagTAAAACgtgaagaagcaaaaaattcTTCAGCGGACGACGCTCCATTATGTCATAGGAAGTTTCACCCAAAGCTTCTTTTTATTCCATTTCTCTCGCGCGCGAAGCTTCGCTTTATTctacgcctcagtatgtcatcaGCCTAACGTTGGACCGCGCTGATCACAGTAACCGCAGAAGTGGAACGAATAATAAGCAGCTTGAAAGTCTGCAGAGCAGTACGGATGAACCCTGGGATCACCCTGCGCGATTTGGCTAAGAAGTTCTGGGCACCGTACAGCACTGTTCGACGAATCTGTCGGCGTGAAGGCCTGCGGTCGTTCCACGCCAACAAATTAAATTCGTTTTTGCTGACAAGTTCACTCGGAAGCTCATGGTGTGGTAGGGGATCTGCAgctgtggcaaaaaaaaatcatcaccgGATCAACCATGAATGGCCAGGTGTACAAGAAACAGTGCCTCCAGAAGTGGACTTTGCCGTTTATCCAATGATATGATGGTCCGGTGAAGTTCTAGCCTGATTTGACCAGCTGCCACTACAGCCGGGAAGTCATGGATTGGTACAAGGAAAATGGAATTGATATCATAGAAAAAGCTATCAACCCACCAAACCAAATTGCCCAGATTTTCGTCCAattgtaaaatattcaattgtCCAATTGTAAAATATTGGGCCAAGAGCAAGTTGAAGAAAAGTGGCAGAACAATAAAAACCCAGCTAATTTACACAGATGGTGGAAGAaaaagtggtccccgtggttctgtggttagcgctgtcgttcggctagctctccgatgtcgggttcgatttccgatcaggtcgaggatcgaccttcgagctggaaattttcccgactcagcactggggcacggtgtatcgtttagtacttatcctacaacatgcaacaTGGTGCTAGAaactctctcaactaatctagttgatcgagaccactatgagccctccaggctagcgtgcgatattgttgttggtgGAATAAAATGGCGGATTGAGTTGACAGTTCCACTATGCAGAAGATGGTGGTATAAAACGAAAAGTGCGTAGTCATTCAAAACTCagacgaatattttttttctgtatttataCTCTAAAGGTCAATAATTTAGCTGCGAAATGATAATGAAATGATTtttcctacatgttattctgaCGAAGATATGTTCCATTTTGTGTGACCAAATCATCAAGCTTTATTGATATGTTGTAATTGAATAATGGTCATATCCCTCATCATAGTGAAATCTGTTACTGATCTAAACCTAGCCCACTGACAAAAACTTTCGTGGTCTTTGTAGGTATTCAGAGGTACACTCGGTTAATAATAAGCAAAGACTATCGTCgctttcgtgcaacactggtacGGCTCATAGTTtcatagtttcgaaaaaaatgtgttCAAAATTCTTCTGACACTTTTTAGATTCCCATCCCGAGACTCCCCATTCTTATCTAACCAGTTTGGGTCTGTTACGTACATATTATGAACAAGTTATATAAGTAAATATCTCTCTACCGccctttaaaaaatgtttttgattaGAATTGTAAAGACACATCTACTACTAGCtctgaattttttttggattaaaATCTCAGATATTTCACAATTTTGGGCTGTGCCGGTATTACATAAAACCGACAATATTCCCACCTAATCGTAAGGACGTGTCCGGCGTTCTTATTGGCCtataaaaattgagttattgaacGATGCATGGTTAGGAGGAATGACCACTCCCAGTTGTTCTTTGAGTTGATTTTTTGTGCATCTTTAGTGGCTCGAAGTCATAACgcagtagcaaccattgatatgtacagtaagaactaagctaagcttaCAAGACAAATTTCATCAATATATTCATCAAGATGAAATTTTGTTTGAACTCTCAAAGTGATCTTGTTAAATTTGGGCatatttttgtcagtttttaaattcttgttgttttttttttgtaattatttcatgtaatttttaattattaaaagGTGGTGATTCAAATATTTACACAGATATTTGTATCACCACCTTTTAATTCTTTCTTATTGTGGACTTTTAGTAAGATAGTGATTTAGGTTTTCTTGGTGAGCTTTAAACATCTTATTTTATTAAGACTTTGCAACTGCAGGTAactaaaatgaattttcttaatATATTTTCAGCATATAACAATGACGAAAGGTTTGTGAATAATCAATGAAACCTTTTTTACTATGAAGTAATTAATCATACCCATAAGAGATCATCACATTTTTGTTCTCCTTGTATACCGGTGCATACCCTTATTAGTATGCAACCTTTCGACCGAACAGCCTATCTGTGATTTGACACCATGTTTCAGAAATTATTTAATTAGCACACAAAGTCGAACGTCTACCGCGAAACGGTCGACGTACCAAATATTTGCCATGCAAATATACAGTATTTTTTGCCTTCTGTCGCAGATCTACAGATTCATTAGCACCTACTAAATCCGTGCTCTCATCAACTGGTTTAAACTGGTAGATGTAATAATGCTCGCTTGGCCTCAGCGATTCACACCGAGAAAATTAAAGCGATTGCTGAAGTGGATCTTTCCGCCTAATTCAGATGATTCCATTTTTTGTTCCAACAGTTCTTATCATGCATACACCGGGTGGTGCGACGAACCTTTCGGTTCATTCAtatgattattatttttaaatactGTTATCATGCATGTTCCATATGGCATGACCAGACTTAAGTGACAAGCTAATGATAACTAAAAACCATTACAATACCACGGCAAGTTACCGTGTGCGATAAATTTCTAATCGGCACACAGATCTGCAGATTTTTAATGATAGTGAAAGCGATCTCTAATAATAAAGTCTCCAAACAACATATTACTTTTCACAGTTTTATGATCTAAGTGTCAACCCCGGCATTTCCACAAAAAGATGATAATGGAGTAGAGCGtggttttttttcgaaaaatctgtctcTTCCGTGAGTTAAAGTGCGTAGAACACAAAGTTATGTCACAACTGAAGCTCACGCGCAGACGTGATCCATATACTGGTACAAATATTAGTCTCAATGGCAACGACGAGCACCCATGTACAGACGATGGTTGCCGACAGTCATATGGCGCATTGTTCTATTCAACTAGGAGGGCTCATTACCAATAAAGCAATTATTTGGCAACGTGAAAATGATCACAAACGAAATTATGctgttgaaatttaaacttttttcgcGCTGATACAATGAGAACATGAAACTATGGTCATAAAAAGACCATCACCATTAATAAACACGTTGAAATCACTTCAAATTTGTCGAAATTAAtgttacctaaattttgaatttgtaGAGAATTCAACAGGTTCGATTAACCAGAAGATGCTTAAGCAATGATtacacataaaaaaaataatttgaaaaatgaaaccatcTCATAAATTTAGACCAGCCAAAGACAACTTTGCCAATTACGTACCACCGCCtgaaagaaacacaaattataaaaattaaatattatgaACTGGAACCATAGTTTGTTGATAGAATCTATTTCTCTGCGGGTGTGACCTCAATACCTTTCCTAAGGCAACCACCATAAAACTAACCGGTGTTTCACTTCGACCAAAAGAGCGATAGCGATTAAAATTCGCACACAAAAACATCCTCGCAGACCGCTTCGCAACGccatcgttaaaccatatgagCGAGCAATAAAAACCCCACACGTGAGTATCATGCGGTTCATTAAAAAATCTGCTGTTTACAGTTCTTGACCCTATCACTAACCTTGCCTTAGTTGCAGTCAATCGATTTACCTCTAATGAATATTGTAATAGCCGTTCAATTTATGTAACATTGTGCTTACCGGCATTGTTGGACACCACAGTCAGATCTTTAACCCCCTTCTTCACGCATGCTGCAATTAGATTTTCCGGGATTCCGCATAGACCAAAGCCGCCCACGAGAAGCTTGGCGCCGTTCGGTATATCGTCAATGGCCTCGTCTGCACTATTATAGATTTTGGATCGCTTTTTGGTGGAGTAACGGCAGGACAAAATCTACACGGGAAATCAATGGAAGAAAAAGATGTTAGGTTTGCCTGGAGGCGTGTTGATATGCAGTGACGGGACGTAAGACGAGGGCTCgacaaatttgtttttgttattcaaTCAAGTAGTGTGCGCTTAGTTGCACTCAGAGAGGCCGGGCTCAACtatgttgttattgttgccgACACTGACAAGTTTTGCTATCTGCTTGCCTATTGAAAGACTAGTGCAATTTTATTAGTGAGAAAAAACACATCACTAGGTAGGTGTATGACGCAGTTAATTCTGCAGATGCAAACGGGAATGTCTAAGGGCCTGAAGTATTCTCGTTCTATTTTTTGTTCTTACTTTGTAGATTGATTAAATCGGTAGATAGGTAAGCAAACTTCCTGCATGCATGACCTTGACGCACACTAAAAGgtttaaattgataaaaaagcgCACGACAAAAAATAGTCTGCACGcgccagcgaaaaaaaaaaccatgacgTTAAACAGCTGCTGTGGAATGGCAAATTAGGAAACTAAATGAGTGAATTACTTAGTCTTAATATATTGTATTTACATATATATATTGTAACTTTATAGCAGTTAATTTAATGTGCTTTGATTAGTACTTCATGTAAATTTGCGCACACGATCTACTTATAACACACCAAGAACCACGTCAATTGAACAATTTCTCTCTTAGTGCGTGTAAATTTAGAAACGAGTCGATTTGGTTACCGCTTATTTTTGTTAACAAGCTCTGATTCAATCAGAGATGTTTTTCTCTGCGACCGGCCTAACGTTATTAAATGTGaactctttgatttaataaaaattttaccCTAAACATACCTTTGTGATTTCAAACGTCCGTTGGTTGATTCGAAATGTAGTGAATACCTTGCTGGTACATTGTGAGAGAGACATTCTAATAGATCTGCAACTAAGGCACACACTTCGACGAAATTCCACCTTTTCTGTTGAAGCTGTTCTCTACTGGGCCTCAGCCTGACGACTGACGCGTTAAATTTGAAACAGGTCTACGAGGAGAATGGGAATAGGGAAACATATTCATTCACTTCAATCATGAGCATCTGGAACATTACGTGAAAAAACAGATTTCACATACCTACACGGGGGAGTGGATTCTTATCTTATACAACAGTTTGGTGAGCACGAGGAGGAACTGTTCCGCACACTAATATCAGCACAAAGATGACGCGAGAATCCGTATTTAGCTTTAATCGCAATTCCTTTTGGGTTTACTCGGCTTAGTATTCACCGTATTCACACGAATCCAGCGAATCACACTACCAATTTTGCATACGGCAAGCGAATTTGTTTTGACACTGTTGACATTTCAACGTGCGATGTTTCTATCGAACGTTTGCGATGATACACCCTGTGGATGCATTAGAAGGGTTCAAACGATTGAAATATAATGGATGCTACATTGtgataatttaatttttatgaatTAACAAATTGTATACCCCCCTCGTTATTAATTGCACGTAATGGTGTTACAGTGTGTTTTTTTATAAGCCACACAACAAGCAGAAAAatatacatgctacatgtttatagctacttgaagagcatcaaggtgccaatttaacagcgaaacaaaaaaaaaacatgttagttttagtattagatttagtttcagctcgtagtcagcagcgagggtaaagaatttgccttcagattataagatattctagaccataaggcattagatttaattggctccgtaaaacattaatttgtattgtgccgtgtcaaataaatgttgtgtgaacaaaaaaaaactcaactttTTGGAATATTGGCAATAACTTTTAGGTCAACTGTGATATTCAATGTAACTCACAATAAACAACACACCGGAGCTTATTATAGTgaggttttttattatttatttaattattcatTTAGTAATACACCCTCTCTTTCAAcctatttcaaaaatttataccAAAACGCCTGGAGTCATTTAAAACATATTGACACAAATGCGCAACATATCTGGTGCTTTTggtgctattttttaatttgcagAAACTTTATCGAATGAAAACAGTTCTGGTTTTCACAGAAGTCAACAATCGTTTAAATTATTCGTCTATGCTGGCCATAGGCAGATGAAAAAGGTTTGATTCTTAAAAAAAAGATAGAACCAAAATGACGTTTGACaaattttatactttttttttattacaattgaaACTAGATTTAAAGcttaaagttataaattttatgaCCTTAATATGGCTGCACTGCTACCAAAAAGTAGAATGGCTTGATCTTACATAAATAGGTGGAAAAGTAGCAATAGAATATTTGTTTTTGGTTTAAAATATTTCAATCCTCCTTTGAGAATAACTAAACTAAACTTTTTTCTGTGGTTCGTAAGAAACAACATGATTTAAGTAACACCAATTGTtgggttgtttttgttttgacgtcCTTTTTTTTGAGTTCTCTCAACTTTTTTTGCATTAATAAAATGACTAAACAGGTTGAATGACTTTTTGGCCTAGAATATGCTTACACTAGCAGTTTTGTTTGTGTTCAATCAATAACTATAGATCGTAgcttatttttgtttatgtGTTGCAATAAATCAATAGCTTGTGTTTCTAGTAGTGTTCAAGATAAAGAAAATGCTAGAAACTCTCGTTAATTTCCTCTCTTGCGGCAAGTTATACTTGTTGATCTTTTAACCACTAGTAAGCACAACTATAGATATAtgcctattaaataaaaatggtTAAATTTGTTACGATAATCACTAgactaaaacatgtaaaaagtaaagaatATAAATACAATCATCATACACGGCATAGAGTTTGGCGCTTGCCCACAGTTAAGGCCCATGCAGGAATATATCTGTTACAATGGGCGGGTCCTTACTGTGCAGCGTCACAATGtccattgaaaataaattaatataTATCTGCTGAAAATGTCTCCTATCTCTGAGTTGCTAATAAAATAAACATCTATCACATACAATAAGCCCCGTCCATTGAAGAAAAGTGAAAACTTTGACGTATATCATTCAGAGTGCCAGTAATCCTTCGTCGTCGTCTTTTTTCTTGCGATCTTTCGTTGCGTTGTTATTACCACTGCCAATCTGGCTGGAGATCGATGGCAGGTTCTCGGCAACTGCCGCTCGCTCTGCTAAGAATTTCTCAAACTCCTTGCTGGTTAGACTTTCTTCTGCTCCACCGACGCCGACGTTACCACCATTTTCAGTTGGCTCTACCGTGTCAATGTCTTCCTGCGAGAGGTGAATGAAAAAAACCTATTAACTTACCGGAGCGCGCAAAGGCAAAGAGCTTTGCGATCGTAAATCATTTTGACTCACCGGATTACCGAGCCATTTCTCCATTTCATCGAACTCGGTGTCACGTGTATTCTGAATATTAGGTGTCAGATTAACCGAGTAATGTTGAGATGAAAGGCATGATCGGGCAGAAGAGCGGACATATATTTTGCACAGGTGATGAAATACGCCACCAAAAAGGTAGAAAACGAAAAGCGCAATGATGAATATTTACAGGTATCTACTCGGTTCACCCTATGTTTCGTTCTGTAGAGTGTATGTTCTATGTTTGTGTATTTATTGTGTGTTTGTGTTAAAAAATGTGTTTCCcctataaataaacaaataaagttCAAGCGATTCTAACCCGTTATAAGCAATTAATCATATTTCAACATAGTTCAAAACCTTCTTGCTCCATAAGAATGTTAAATTGCTGAAATGCGTTCAATGCGTACTACTGCGATTATTTCCAACTTTGCTGATTGTTTTCAAATATTAtgaatcatttaaattttcaaattattaacGTTCAAATCTTCGAATGATATAATCATCTAATGTTATTGTCAAAAGTATCTAACTATTATTCCGTCCATGTACCAGGTTATTACCCTCCATTCTTTTTAATATTAACAAACACACGCAATACAAAATATACAACGAAACACAAACTCGTAAAAACAATGGATAAAATCATATTCACAGCTATACCCACACCCGTACGTACCAGAGAAGTCACCTTGTTTGATCCCAGCAAGTCCATCTTTGGAGAATCTTTCACGCCATCTCTAAAAAGGAAAACAAACCGATACAATGAAAAGACACTCGCTGACCTTCAATTGCGTTTTAGCATTACCCGGTCCGCGATTGTGCAAGCATATCGAACTCATCAGACACCACATCTGGTGGGAGGACTTTTTTCGTGTTAACTGCTCCTCCTGATTGCGCCGATACACTGTTCAATTGGGACAACTGTGAAGTGGTAGTGACACCCTTCCCAATACTAAGGCCAGCCAGCTGTGAACCGAGGGCAGCAGTACCACCACCGGTGGCTTCGTCGCTAAGATCGATCAGTGATTCTTTCTTATCGGTGGAATTTGTTGTATCACTAGCAGACGGAGGAACGCCCATAGCTGCACCCAGAATCGCTGACGGAGTAGTCAAAGCTGCCGTTTTGGGATCGCGGCTTTTTTCGAACCGAGCATGCCTCAGAAAAAGGTTGTTTAGTTCGTCGTTGAGTCGCAGTAATTCAGCTGTTAACTCATCGTGGCTAACCTTGCCGATCAGCTCCACAATGCGGTTTTGCATTTCTCTAGAGAAGGAATAAATCAGCTATCATGTATTTAAGGAATTTACAACTAATTTTTCATACCGACAAGTAGTTGCTAGCTCTGTTAGCAGCTGATAATCTGATGGATCTTCATTGCCGGGTTTGAGCTCTGTCAACATGTCACCTAGAACGGTCATATTCATTGTTACAATATCCAGCTCCGATTGCAATTTGGCGATTTGCTCCTGTGACATCAACGACGGTGGAGGCATCTGTAACTGAACATAGAAAAATGTTTACTGAGCCAAACTTGAGCCATATATCAACTTACAGCGGGAGAATTAGGCGTTTGAGATATATGATGTGGTGAAAGGGATATACTGCTCTCAGTGGCAGCACCGTCTggtacactctaaaaaaaacataatttagaTATTATAAACCGATAAATCATTATTAGTTAGAGTGTTGAACTTCACCCTCTGTGGTGTATATATTGGTGCTAGAGAGTCCAGATCGGTTGGGGGGAATTCGATGCCTTTATTCTTCAATTCTTGGTATACCAGGACTACTCCATTCAGATCCGGTTGCGAGCGGAAGGCGTCTGCCCAAATTTGAATTAGGCTGAGTACTTTCTCCTGAACGATAGGTGGGGGATCATTCTTTGGTCCGATCAGTTTGACCAGCTCCTGGATAAACTCTTTGTTGGCAACAAGTACATGAAAAGCTTTGCCACAGTTTTTCACGCACGTTTCCAGCACGGTTAACGTATACATTATTATGGTGTAATTCTTGCCGGCATTCTGCGTCAGCCGCTTGCGAATTGCTTTCATCGCATCACGGGCTCCGTCGGACGAATCGTTGATCATGTCACATATCTCCATATTGAGGGCCCAATTTTCGGATGCCAGGCTGCCATCGGTGGCTTGTTCTGTTaaaggtagaaaaaaaaaacgataaaattGATAACCTAACTCCGTACAAGTCGTGAATCATTTCGAAGCAAGTTCGGTTTTGTTGGGTGATAAGATAATGCCACCAAACCAAGTCGTTATCTACTTTTTTGTCCAAGTACCT encodes:
- the LOC129721910 gene encoding TOM1-like protein 2 isoform X2 → MTSFFNVSALGGNPFSTPVGQRIEQATDGSLASENWALNMEICDMINDSSDGARDAMKAIRKRLTQNAGKNYTIIMYTLTVLETCVKNCGKAFHVLVANKEFIQELVKLIGPKNDPPPIVQEKVLSLIQIWADAFRSQPDLNGVVLVYQELKNKGIEFPPTDLDSLAPIYTPQRSVPDGAATESSISLSPHHISQTPNSPAMPPPSLMSQEQIAKLQSELDIVTMNMTVLGDMLTELKPGNEDPSDYQLLTELATTCREMQNRIVELIGKVSHDELTAELLRLNDELNNLFLRHARFEKSRDPKTAALTTPSAILGAAMGVPPSASDTTNSTDKKESLIDLSDEATGGGTAALGSQLAGLSIGKGVTTTSQLSQLNSVSAQSGGAVNTKKVLPPDVVSDEFDMLAQSRTGDGVKDSPKMDLLGSNKVTSLNTRDTEFDEMEKWLGNPEDIDTVEPTENGGNVGVGGAEESLTSKEFEKFLAERAAVAENLPSISSQIGSGNNNATKDRKKKDDDEGLLAL
- the LOC129721910 gene encoding TOM1-like protein 2 isoform X1, with translation MTSFFNVSALGGNPFSTPVGQRIEQATDGSLASENWALNMEICDMINDSSDGARDAMKAIRKRLTQNAGKNYTIIMYTLTVLETCVKNCGKAFHVLVANKEFIQELVKLIGPKNDPPPIVQEKVLSLIQIWADAFRSQPDLNGVVLVYQELKNKGIEFPPTDLDSLAPIYTPQRSVPDGAATESSISLSPHHISQTPNSPALQMPPPSLMSQEQIAKLQSELDIVTMNMTVLGDMLTELKPGNEDPSDYQLLTELATTCREMQNRIVELIGKVSHDELTAELLRLNDELNNLFLRHARFEKSRDPKTAALTTPSAILGAAMGVPPSASDTTNSTDKKESLIDLSDEATGGGTAALGSQLAGLSIGKGVTTTSQLSQLNSVSAQSGGAVNTKKVLPPDVVSDEFDMLAQSRTGDGVKDSPKMDLLGSNKVTSLNTRDTEFDEMEKWLGNPEDIDTVEPTENGGNVGVGGAEESLTSKEFEKFLAERAAVAENLPSISSQIGSGNNNATKDRKKKDDDEGLLAL
- the LOC129721910 gene encoding TOM1-like protein 2 isoform X3; this translates as MTSFFNVSALGGNPFSTPVGQRIEQATDGSLASENWALNMEICDMINDSSDGARDAMKAIRKRLTQNAGKNYTIIMYTLTVLETCVKNCGKAFHVLVANKEFIQELVKLIGPKNDPPPIVQEKVLSLIQIWADAFRSQPDLNGVVLVYQELKNKGIEFPPTDLDSLAPIYTPQRSVPDGAATESSISLSPHHISQTPNSPALQMPPPSLMSQEQIAKLQSELDIVTMNMTVLGDMLTELKPGNEDPSDYQLLTELATTCREMQNRIVELIGKVSHDELTAELLRLNDELNNLFLRHARFEKSRDPKTAALTTPSAILGAAMGVPPSASDTTNSTDKKESLIDLSDEATGGGTAALGSQLAGLSIGKGVTTTSQLSQLNSVSAQSGGAVNTKKVLPPDVVSDEFDMLAQSRTGDGVKDSPKMDLLGSNKVTSLEDIDTVEPTENGGNVGVGGAEESLTSKEFEKFLAERAAVAENLPSISSQIGSGNNNATKDRKKKDDDEGLLAL